In Chryseobacterium camelliae, one DNA window encodes the following:
- a CDS encoding carbamoyl phosphate synthase small subunit — translation MKKKLILESGEVFHGEGFGTELETAGEVVFNTGMTGYQELISDPSYCGQIVCMTYPLIGNYGINRDDYESIEPAIKGLIVKELCDFPSNFRTQITLDELFKKKNLSGISGIDTRRLTRVLRNHGVVKGKIVNADADENAVVSELASTTFPTNQVEMVSTKTSYANPGRGFKVVLVDFGSKLGIIRELSQRNCDITVVSQDVTAEEILLMDPDGVMLSNGPGDPEDNQHALEMIRGILGKVPIFGICLGHQLIGLACGAKTFKLKFGHRGGNHPVLDLEKNKVAITSQNHGYAVDQESLQDTDLVETHIALNDRTNEGLKHKIHPCFSVQYHPEASPGPEDANYLFDDFIQMMEDFKK, via the coding sequence ATGAAGAAAAAATTAATACTGGAGTCCGGTGAAGTGTTTCATGGAGAAGGTTTCGGAACAGAATTGGAAACGGCAGGAGAAGTGGTTTTCAATACCGGAATGACAGGGTATCAGGAGCTTATTTCCGACCCTTCCTACTGCGGGCAGATCGTCTGCATGACGTATCCGCTTATCGGTAATTATGGTATTAACCGTGATGATTATGAGAGTATTGAGCCGGCTATCAAGGGGCTGATCGTAAAGGAACTCTGCGATTTTCCATCCAACTTCCGTACTCAGATTACACTGGATGAACTGTTTAAAAAGAAAAATCTTTCCGGAATCTCCGGCATCGACACCAGAAGGCTGACCAGAGTGCTCCGTAACCACGGGGTAGTAAAAGGAAAGATTGTGAATGCCGATGCAGATGAAAATGCAGTGGTTTCGGAACTGGCTTCAACAACATTCCCAACCAATCAGGTGGAAATGGTGTCTACCAAAACATCTTATGCTAACCCGGGAAGAGGTTTCAAAGTAGTCCTGGTAGATTTCGGTTCCAAATTAGGGATCATCCGCGAGCTCTCCCAAAGAAACTGCGATATCACAGTGGTTTCCCAGGATGTAACGGCAGAAGAAATCTTATTGATGGATCCGGATGGAGTAATGTTGTCTAACGGTCCCGGCGATCCTGAAGACAATCAGCACGCCCTGGAAATGATCCGCGGGATCTTAGGTAAAGTTCCAATCTTCGGAATTTGCCTGGGACATCAGCTGATCGGTCTGGCATGCGGCGCAAAAACATTCAAGCTGAAGTTCGGGCACAGGGGAGGAAACCACCCGGTTTTAGATTTGGAAAAGAACAAGGTGGCCATCACTTCCCAAAACCACGGATATGCCGTAGATCAGGAAAGTTTACAAGATACCGATCTTGTTGAAACGCATATCGCCCTGAACGACCGGACCAATGAAGGTCTGAAACACAAGATCCACCCTTGTTTCTCCGTGCAGTACCACCCGGAAGCCAGCCCCGGCCCGGAAGACGCAAACTATCTGTTTGATGATTTTATCCAGATGATGGAGGATTTTAAGAAATAA